A stretch of DNA from Bactrocera neohumeralis isolate Rockhampton chromosome 6, APGP_CSIRO_Bneo_wtdbg2-racon-allhic-juicebox.fasta_v2, whole genome shotgun sequence:
CGTAAAGCGTTTAAGCTTCTCGAAAGCTAGGCATTTCACGGAATACGACATGAATTACTTCTACTCTCAGAAgaatcaacaacaacaggccGCACAGTTGTTGGGCAGCGAAGCGCATGCGCAAACCTGTTTCGATAAGAAGTCGCTCTTTCTATCGCGCGGTCATCTGGCTGCCAAAGCCGATATGATCTATGCCACACAGCAACGCACCACATACACTTTCTTCAATGTCGCACCCCAGTGGCAGTCGTTCAATGGCGGACAATGGGCCACATTGGAGGAGCGCGTGCGCGCCTCTGTCCAAAAATTTAAGCACACGGTGACCTGCTATACCGGCACAGTGGGCGTAATGCAACTGAGAACGGTCAGCGACAATATGTCTCGTCCTTACTACTTGTCGTACGATAAGAATAATAACGGTTTGTTGCCGGTACCGGCTCTGTACTTTCGCATCATTGTGTCTGCGGGTGGACGCGCTGGCATCGTGTTGCTGGGCACTAACGACCCATTTGCTACAATGCGCGAAATTCGCGAGGAATATGTGAAATGTACGGATGTGCGCGAGCAAGTGCCTTGGCTTAAATGGATGCGCAATAGTGAAGAGACCTTAAAGAGTGGATACTTGTATGCATGCAGAGTGGATGAGTTCATAAAAGTGGTGCCGATTCTGACGGCGGAGCTCGCTGATGTGACTGAGTTGTTGATACAAAGTTAACGGGGGCTGAGGTGCTGAATGTGACGGGCCTATATGAAAGGCCTGCTGCTTGTTCCCCCACTACTGAGTCTCTTTGACGAATACAATCCTCACAAGAATCAGCTGTTCCAATTTTAGTGATTAACGGTGCAATCAAAATAGTTAAATTGTACAAATTCTTTTTAActtgtaatttattaaaataataaagttttatctTATACATGCAGAAgttcatatttacaaaaatactaaaagtaTGGCAATATATTGCCCTTCTTCTCAAAATAAATGACACTATTTCTTTTCAggatatatatctacataaaaGACTGTAGGGTTAGAACCGACTAAGACTTTCTACCTATCAAGAACTTTGGACTCCTTT
This window harbors:
- the LOC126762695 gene encoding uncharacterized protein LOC126762695, with product MSMCVRATTTVKTPTTAIKQLMRSALNIFTLCSVFVSVVAREAVKPPDDVAAELKRVGTGVIASENTSTHSGLPCSIDTQYDLPKPNLPQPLYVRPNSTEYWLPNNDGFIEVPQGASIELICTSPFANATTNTAGISRRKRSIRPRCLQGTTFTLNGEKYEFRQFLCTQPVKYTVERTAQTCANNSAQLYRVGYNLTRTHFLETMQVCHDDDELRTHYVRYTLQPANQYYQPGVKRLSFSKARHFTEYDMNYFYSQKNQQQQAAQLLGSEAHAQTCFDKKSLFLSRGHLAAKADMIYATQQRTTYTFFNVAPQWQSFNGGQWATLEERVRASVQKFKHTVTCYTGTVGVMQLRTVSDNMSRPYYLSYDKNNNGLLPVPALYFRIIVSAGGRAGIVLLGTNDPFATMREIREEYVKCTDVREQVPWLKWMRNSEETLKSGYLYACRVDEFIKVVPILTAELADVTELLIQS